Proteins encoded by one window of Labrus bergylta chromosome 2, fLabBer1.1, whole genome shotgun sequence:
- the hs3st1l2 gene encoding heparan sulfate (glucosamine) 3-O-sulfotransferase 1-like 2, whose amino-acid sequence MLWTVLLALLVLLLLQTQLSVCLRELRSRGSILPAHSSSSSSSPSSSSPSHNATQQRLPGAIIIGVRKGGTRALLEMLNLHPDVEVAKAEVHYFNVEEHYSRGLTWYRAQMPFTLPGQLTVEKTPGYFATPQAPARVWNMNPAVRLLLIVRDPAERLVSDYTQVLHNRLTRHKPYQPLEELLLLKGHIDPSYKALQRSLYHQHLARWLEVFPREQIHVVDGDALIRDPFPELRKAERFLDLPPRISPDNFYYNTTKGFYCLLSSGHDKCLDESKGRPHAPLSLQAFKKLCHYFRKPNQLFFDMVGRSFSWC is encoded by the exons atGCTGTGGACAGTGCTACTAGCGCTGCTGGTGCTTCTGTTGCTTCAGACTCAGTTGTCTGTGTGCTTGAGGGAATTACGCAGCAGGGGTTCCATCCTGCCTGCCcactcctcttcatcctcctcttcaccctcctcttcctccccctctcacaATGCCACCCAGCAGCGACTCCCCGGAGCCATAATCATCGGCGTTAGGAAAGGAGGAACCAGGGCCTTGCTGGAGATGCTCAACCTGCACCCAGATGTGGAGGTGGCAAAAGCTGAG GTTCACTACTTCAACGTGGAGGAGCACTACAGCCGGGGTCTGACATGGTACCGTGCACAGATGCCCTTCACACTCCCTGGTCAGCTGACAGTGGAGAAGACCCCAGGCTATTTTGCGACCCCTCAGGCTCCTGCGCGGGTCTGGAACATGAACCCTGCTGTCCGCTTGTTGCTCATCGTCCGTGACCCTGCAGAGAGGCTGGTGTCCGACTACACCCAAGTCCTCCATAACCGCCTGACCCGCCACAAACCCTATCAACCGCTAGAAGAGCTCCTGCTCCTCAAGGGCCACATTGACCCCAGCTACAAGGCGCTGCAGAGGAGCCTGTACCACCAGCACCTGGCCCGCTGGCTTGAGGTCTTCCCCAGGGAGCAGATACATGTTGTAGACGGTGATGCCCTCATACGGGATCCCTTTCCCGAGCTAAGGAAGGCCGAGAGGTTTTTGGACCTGCCGCCCAGGATAAGTCCCGACAACTTCTACTATAACACCACCAAGGGCTTCTACTGCCTCCTTTCATCTGGACACGACAAGTGCCTGGATGAGTCCAAAGGCAGGCCGCATGCCCCGCTCAGCCTCCAGGCATTTAAGAAACTCTGTCACTACTTCAGGAAGCCCAACCAGTTGTTCTTTGATATGGTGGGCAGGTCGTTTTCCTGGTGCTGA